One Nicotiana sylvestris chromosome 12, ASM39365v2, whole genome shotgun sequence genomic window carries:
- the LOC138883042 gene encoding uncharacterized protein produces MLANSIHSWPKLVRAFLAKWFPQSKKSELRDKIFFFKQVPGEHLLEAWDRFKLYLVRSPNHGFPDSILLEKFYMGLDPMNQSIAKNAAYGSFMDKSFAKVTQILDKMAKHNQAWNSEDTTGGIAYGSPSLTTMIKENQERDQVIAGLATNVNVLTKRFIENQTKKVNVAEDVQPISNEDFEEANYVNNSQGGYQRQQYQGQGQQNQWRPHPQGQGNQQWRNDQGGSNQGNWNNNNNFLNRSSNPYVHPKGQYSNQGSSSDSTLESIFERVLQNQEKSDTSMRNMTELVGSHTTSIQKLEMQMRDLSREQNLKQKGTLSSDTIANPKGSGSGPTSHIMAITTCCGKVL; encoded by the coding sequence ATGCTAGCAAACTCCATTCATTCTTGGCCTAAGCTTGTCCGAGCATTTTTAGCTAAATGGTTCCCACAAAGTAAGAAGTCTGAGCTCCgagataaaattttctttttcaagcaagtaccgGGAGAACATCTACTTGAGGCATGGGATCGATTCAAGTTATATTTGGTGAGGTCTCCCAATCATGGTTTTCCGGATTCTATCTTGTTGGAGAAATTCTACATGGGTTTGGATCCTATGAACCAATCTATAGCCAAGAATGCAGCTTACGGATCTTTTATGGACAAATCATTCGCAAAGGTCACACAAATACTTGACAAAATGGCAAAACATAATCAAGCATGGAACTCAGAAGACACTACAGGTGGAATTGCATATGGTTCTCCTTCCTTGACCACTATGATCAAGGAAAATCAAGAGAGAGATCAAGTGATTGCAGGGCTTGCCACAAATGTCAATGTGTTGACAAAGAGGTTCATCGAAAACCAAACGAAGAAGGTAAATGTGGCGGAGGATGTGCAACCCATATCAAATGAAGACTTTGAGGAGGCAaactatgtcaacaactctcaaggaggttatcaaaggcaacaataccaaggtcaaggacaacaaaatcaatggaggccTCACCCGCAAGGTCAAGGCAACCAACAGTGGCGAAATGACCAAGGCGgctcaaatcaaggaaattggaataacaacaacaacttcttaaatcggagttcaaacccttatgttcatccaaagggtcaatattcaaatcaaggttcctcAAGTGATTCCACGTTGGAAAGCATATTTGAACgggtattgcaaaatcaagagaAGTCCGACACTTCTATGAGGAACATGACCGAGCTTGTTGGCTCTCATACCACATCCATTCAAAAGttggagatgcaaatgagagaccTCTCTAGGGAACAAAATTTGAAGCAAAAAGGGACACTTTCAAGtgacacaattgcgaacccaaagGGTAGTGGGAGTGGTCCAACTTCTCATATCATGGCAATTACAACTTGTTGTGGGAAGGTACTATAA